Proteins found in one Bordetella genomosp. 9 genomic segment:
- a CDS encoding P-II family nitrogen regulator, which produces MKLIIAIIKPFKLDEVRVALSGIGVQGLTVTEVKGFGRQKGHTELYRGAEYAVDFLPKLRVEAAVPDSLVEQAIETIEQAARTGKIGDGKIFVAGLEQVIRIRTGEAGEAAL; this is translated from the coding sequence ATGAAACTCATCATCGCCATCATCAAGCCCTTCAAGCTCGACGAGGTGCGAGTGGCTTTGTCCGGTATAGGGGTCCAGGGACTGACGGTGACGGAAGTCAAGGGCTTTGGCCGGCAGAAGGGCCACACCGAACTTTATCGCGGCGCGGAATACGCGGTCGACTTTCTGCCCAAGCTGCGCGTGGAAGCCGCCGTGCCGGACAGCCTGGTCGAACAAGCCATCGAGACCATCGAGCAGGCCGCCCGGACGGGCAAGATCGGCGACGGCAAGATTTTCGTCGCCGGGCTGGAGCAGGTCATTCGCATCCGTACGGGCGAAGCCGGCGAAGCAGCACTGTAA
- a CDS encoding LysR family transcriptional regulator produces MNPNGASDAHGTIDTLTRRLDLTSLRLFVDACEAQSIAAAAARACIVPSAVSRRISDLEKSVGVPLLYRSPRGITPTAAGETVLRYASAALAELQLMGTALGRYASGLQGTVRVVANISSIDQYLPEDIAAFSRTYPDVGIELEEKRGGEILKSVEDGSADLGIGNDWYLGEAAAVSRPYREDSLVAIFPRTHRMAGLESVRFAELLDEPLIGLHAESAYNAKLVQQAGLIGREIRMKIRVNSFDALCRMVHAGLGISFVLKQLADMYLDILSISAVPLMESWANKRILIAYRSEDTLSASARTLLDFLTRQFQTRQAPAAP; encoded by the coding sequence ATGAACCCGAACGGCGCATCAGACGCACACGGGACCATCGATACGCTGACGCGCAGGCTGGACCTGACGTCGCTGCGACTATTCGTCGACGCCTGCGAGGCGCAAAGCATCGCGGCGGCCGCGGCGCGGGCGTGCATCGTCCCGTCCGCCGTCAGCCGGCGCATCTCCGACCTGGAAAAATCGGTCGGGGTCCCCCTGCTCTACCGCTCTCCGCGCGGCATCACGCCGACGGCGGCCGGCGAAACCGTGCTGCGCTACGCGTCCGCCGCCCTCGCCGAACTCCAACTGATGGGCACGGCCCTGGGCCGCTATGCGTCGGGGCTGCAAGGCACCGTCCGCGTGGTCGCCAACATCTCGTCCATCGACCAATACCTGCCCGAAGACATCGCGGCATTCTCGCGGACGTATCCCGACGTCGGCATCGAACTGGAAGAAAAGCGCGGCGGCGAAATCCTGAAAAGCGTGGAAGACGGCAGCGCCGACCTGGGCATCGGCAACGACTGGTACCTGGGCGAAGCCGCCGCGGTCAGCCGCCCCTACCGCGAAGACAGCCTGGTGGCCATTTTTCCGCGCACGCACCGCATGGCCGGACTGGAGTCGGTGCGCTTCGCCGAGCTGCTGGACGAGCCCCTGATCGGCCTGCATGCCGAAAGCGCCTACAACGCCAAGCTGGTGCAGCAGGCGGGGCTGATCGGCCGGGAAATACGCATGAAGATCCGCGTCAACAGTTTCGACGCCTTGTGCCGCATGGTGCATGCGGGCCTGGGCATTTCGTTCGTGTTGAAGCAGTTGGCGGATATGTACCTGGATATTCTCAGCATCAGCGCGGTGCCGCTGATGGAATCGTGGGCCAACAAGCGCATCCTGATCGCCTACCGGTCCGAGGACACCCTGTCCGCTTCGGCGCGAACGCTGCTGGACTTCCTGACGCGGCAATTCCAGACACGACAGGCGCCGGCCGCACCCTGA
- a CDS encoding DUF1446 domain-containing protein: protein MTNEVRMVSASGILGYGFPEASLKTALKARPHMIGVDGGSSDPGPHYLGSGKTLNSALQMKRDLRLLLRGAMELNIPMMIGTCGGAGGEPHLQACAALVREIAREEGMGFKMALIHAEQDKEALKAGIRAGRVRPLGKAGPLSEDTVDRAERIVGMMGPEPHLSALRSGAQVILAGRGTDPAPWVALATHHGIPPAPAWYAGKLLECACNAALPKKHDCLIATVGTDYVEVEPANPELRCTPLSVSVQALHESASPIVRHEPGGVLDTSACVMQALSDRRVRISGMAWQPARYTIKLEAAACSGYSAIAFAGTRDPGLIGQLDSFIAAITEASHTKIAALGIARDSYRIVIRLYGKDGVMGEWEPLHGVRSHEIGILAEVVGVTQEIANAALALTRVTLLHSDFPGRLCREGNMAFPFSPSDIERGAVYEFTMQHVIQTDDPLGMFPIEYETV, encoded by the coding sequence ATGACGAATGAAGTGCGCATGGTTTCGGCCAGCGGGATCCTGGGCTATGGATTCCCCGAGGCGTCGCTCAAGACCGCCTTGAAGGCGCGCCCGCACATGATAGGCGTGGACGGCGGCAGCTCGGATCCCGGTCCGCATTACCTGGGCTCCGGCAAGACGCTGAACTCCGCGCTGCAGATGAAGCGCGACCTGCGCCTGCTGCTGCGCGGCGCGATGGAATTGAATATTCCCATGATGATAGGCACCTGCGGCGGCGCCGGCGGCGAGCCGCATCTGCAGGCCTGCGCCGCGCTGGTACGGGAGATCGCGCGGGAAGAGGGCATGGGCTTCAAGATGGCCCTGATCCACGCCGAGCAGGACAAGGAGGCCCTGAAGGCCGGCATCCGCGCCGGCCGTGTGCGGCCGTTGGGCAAGGCCGGCCCTTTGAGCGAAGACACCGTGGACCGCGCCGAGCGCATCGTCGGCATGATGGGCCCGGAGCCGCACCTGTCCGCGCTGCGGTCCGGCGCGCAGGTCATCCTGGCCGGGCGCGGCACCGACCCCGCGCCATGGGTCGCGCTGGCCACGCATCACGGTATTCCGCCGGCGCCCGCGTGGTACGCGGGCAAGCTGCTGGAATGCGCCTGCAACGCCGCCTTGCCGAAAAAGCACGACTGCCTGATCGCCACGGTCGGCACCGACTACGTGGAAGTCGAGCCCGCCAATCCGGAGCTGCGCTGCACGCCCCTGTCGGTATCGGTACAGGCCCTGCACGAAAGCGCCAGCCCCATCGTGCGTCACGAACCGGGCGGCGTGCTCGATACCAGCGCCTGCGTCATGCAGGCGCTTTCGGACCGGCGCGTGCGCATCTCGGGCATGGCGTGGCAGCCGGCGCGCTACACCATCAAGCTGGAAGCGGCAGCCTGCTCAGGCTATAGCGCGATTGCCTTTGCCGGCACGCGCGATCCGGGCCTGATCGGACAGCTGGACAGCTTCATCGCCGCGATCACCGAAGCGTCCCACACCAAGATCGCCGCGCTGGGCATCGCGCGCGACAGCTATCGCATCGTGATCCGCCTGTATGGCAAGGACGGCGTGATGGGTGAGTGGGAGCCCCTGCACGGCGTACGCAGCCACGAGATCGGCATCCTGGCCGAAGTCGTGGGGGTCACCCAGGAAATCGCCAATGCCGCGCTGGCCCTGACGCGCGTCACGCTGCTGCACAGCGATTTCCCCGGCCGCCTGTGCCGCGAAGGCAACATGGCCTTTCCCTTTTCGCCGTCCGACATCGAACGGGGCGCGGTCTATGAATTCACCATGCAGCACGTGATCCAGACCGACGACCCGCTGGGGATGTTTCCCATCGAATACGAGACCGTCTAG
- a CDS encoding DUF4387 domain-containing protein gives MIRLKDIAKACKSKNAGPFELTLDIMFDSEETFEKVRRCGVVTRERIAALYGVAPDDVLFTVYPPALAFKATLPRRIVSGAIGDTDVYGAQQHAPLLDLELPL, from the coding sequence ATGATCAGACTCAAAGACATCGCCAAGGCCTGCAAAAGCAAGAATGCCGGCCCCTTCGAACTGACGCTGGACATCATGTTCGACAGCGAGGAAACCTTCGAAAAGGTGCGCCGTTGCGGCGTCGTCACGCGCGAGCGCATCGCCGCCTTGTACGGTGTGGCGCCCGACGACGTCCTGTTCACCGTATACCCGCCGGCGCTGGCCTTCAAGGCGACCCTGCCGCGCCGCATCGTGTCGGGCGCCATTGGCGACACCGATGTCTATGGCGCGCAGCAGCATGCGCCCCTGCTGGACCTGGAACTGCCGCTGTAG
- a CDS encoding SMP-30/gluconolactonase/LRE family protein — protein MYAAPPAMKTEVFTRIPDRYRKAGQLSEERLRAGKGTRATDSYIEGPSFDRQGNLYLVDIAFGLVFRVSPAGEVTQLIEYDGEPNGLKIHRDGRIFVADHKNGILLLDAEAGRVTPHIRRARTEGFKGPNDLFFAANGDMYFTDQGQTGLQDPSGRVYRQGADGYFECLLDNVPSPNGIVMNPAETMLYVAATRGNCVWRAMVLPDRSLTRVGLFIQMSGGAGPDGMAVDQAGNLYVAHAGLGAVWKFSPRGEPLLRIDSCMGHMTTNIAFGGKDNRDLFITESETGSVLVARMDTPGRPMYSHAD, from the coding sequence ATGTACGCCGCACCCCCGGCGATGAAGACCGAAGTCTTCACGCGTATTCCCGATCGATATCGCAAGGCCGGCCAGCTGTCGGAAGAGCGCCTGCGCGCCGGCAAGGGCACGCGCGCCACCGACAGCTATATCGAAGGCCCGTCCTTCGACAGGCAGGGCAACCTGTACCTGGTCGACATCGCCTTCGGCCTGGTCTTTCGGGTGTCGCCCGCCGGCGAGGTCACGCAGCTGATCGAGTACGACGGCGAGCCCAACGGATTGAAGATCCATCGCGACGGCCGCATTTTCGTGGCCGACCACAAGAACGGCATCCTGCTGCTGGATGCGGAGGCCGGGCGCGTCACGCCGCATATCCGGCGCGCGCGCACCGAAGGCTTCAAGGGTCCCAACGATCTGTTCTTCGCCGCCAACGGCGACATGTACTTCACCGACCAGGGGCAGACCGGCCTGCAGGATCCGTCCGGGCGCGTATACCGGCAGGGCGCGGACGGCTATTTCGAATGCCTGCTGGATAACGTGCCCAGCCCCAACGGCATCGTCATGAACCCGGCGGAAACCATGCTCTACGTGGCCGCCACCCGCGGCAACTGCGTCTGGCGCGCCATGGTGCTGCCGGATCGCTCATTGACGCGCGTGGGCCTGTTCATCCAGATGTCCGGCGGCGCCGGACCGGACGGCATGGCGGTGGACCAGGCCGGCAATCTCTATGTCGCGCATGCCGGCCTGGGCGCGGTGTGGAAGTTTTCGCCACGCGGCGAACCGCTGCTGCGCATCGATTCGTGCATGGGGCATATGACGACCAACATCGCTTTCGGCGGCAAGGACAACCGCGACCTGTTCATTACCGAATCGGAAACCGGCAGCGTGCTCGTCGCGCGCATGGATACGCCGGGCCGGCCGATGTATTCGCACGCGGACTGA
- a CDS encoding Ldh family oxidoreductase has translation MEDTTSAQTGARRVDPARVRELAAAVYESAGVPAGDALLAADTLVQADLWGHQSHGMLRLGWYYARLRSGAMKAVTETRLAVDAGAIAVMDGGDGVGQVVARRAVDEAVGRARQHGVGVVSIRNSNHFGTCMYYTRIGAEQGCVMMLMSNAGPNMAPWGGLKKKIGTNPWSIAAPGGSHPPVVMDMANSGVARGKIYLANKRREPIPSHWAIDAQGNPTTDPKAALEGFILPMAGHKGYVMGVMVDVLSGVLSGSQFLDRVHGPYDPVNRSGAGHLMIALNVAAFQPIEEFNRRIDAYIASLKDVPVAPGHRQVYYPGEMEVQADAENRANGLLLPADTLADVERVAREAGVPYPF, from the coding sequence ATGGAAGACACCACATCCGCCCAGACGGGCGCACGGCGTGTGGACCCGGCAAGGGTGCGCGAACTGGCCGCCGCCGTCTACGAAAGCGCCGGTGTGCCGGCCGGCGACGCCTTGCTCGCCGCCGATACGCTGGTGCAGGCCGACCTCTGGGGCCATCAGTCGCACGGCATGCTGCGGCTGGGCTGGTATTACGCCCGCCTGCGCTCCGGCGCGATGAAGGCGGTGACGGAAACCCGGCTGGCCGTGGATGCCGGCGCGATCGCGGTCATGGACGGCGGCGACGGCGTCGGCCAGGTCGTGGCCCGCCGCGCCGTCGACGAAGCGGTGGGGCGTGCGCGCCAGCATGGCGTGGGCGTGGTCTCCATCCGCAATTCGAATCACTTCGGCACCTGCATGTACTACACGCGCATCGGCGCGGAGCAGGGCTGCGTGATGATGTTGATGAGCAATGCCGGTCCCAACATGGCGCCCTGGGGCGGGCTGAAGAAAAAGATAGGCACCAATCCCTGGTCCATCGCCGCGCCCGGCGGCAGCCATCCGCCGGTGGTGATGGACATGGCCAACTCGGGCGTGGCGCGCGGCAAGATATACCTGGCCAACAAGCGGCGCGAACCCATCCCGTCGCACTGGGCCATCGACGCGCAGGGCAATCCCACGACGGATCCCAAGGCCGCGCTGGAGGGCTTCATCCTGCCCATGGCGGGCCACAAGGGCTACGTGATGGGCGTCATGGTCGACGTCCTGTCCGGCGTGCTGTCCGGCAGCCAGTTCCTGGATCGCGTCCATGGTCCCTACGACCCGGTCAATCGCAGCGGGGCGGGGCATCTGATGATCGCCTTGAATGTGGCGGCATTCCAACCCATCGAGGAATTCAACCGCCGTATCGACGCGTACATCGCTTCATTGAAGGACGTGCCGGTGGCGCCGGGCCATCGCCAGGTCTATTACCCCGGCGAGATGGAAGTCCAGGCCGACGCGGAAAACCGCGCCAACGGCCTGCTCCTGCCCGCCGATACGCTGGCCGATGTCGAGCGCGTCGCGCGCGAGGCGGGTGTGCCGTACCCATTCTGA